DNA sequence from the Streptomyces sp. HUAS 15-9 genome:
AGGTCCTCCAGGGCTACTGGGAGAACTGGGACGGCTCCGCCAACGGCGTCCACCCGCCCTTCGGCTGGACCCCGATCACCGACTCCCGTATCGCCGCCCACGGCTACAACGTCATCAACGCGGCCTTCCCCGTCATCCGCTCCGACGGCACCGCGCTGTGGGAGGACGGCATGGACACCGGCGTGAAGGTGGCCACGCCCGCCGAGATGTGTGCGGCCAAGGCGTCGGGCCAGACGATCCTGCTGTCCATCGGCGGCGCGGCGGCCGGTATCGACCTCAGTTCCTCGGCGGTCGCGGACCGGTTCGTGGCGACGATCGTCCCGATCCTGAAGAAGTACAACTTCGACGGCATCGACATCGACATCGAGACGGGCCTGGTCGGCAGCGGCAGCATCGGCCAACTGTCCACGTCACAGGCCAACCTGATCCGCATCATCGACGGGGTGCTGGCCCGGATGCCGGCCGGCTTCGGTCTGACGATGGCCCCGGAGACGGCGTACGTCACCGGCGGGAGCATCACCTACGGCTCGATCTGGGGCGCGTACCTGCCCGTCGTCAAGAAGTACGCGGACAACGGCCGCCTGTGGTGGCTCAACATGCAGTACTACAACGGCAGCATGTACGGCTGCTCCGGCGACTCGTACTCGGCGGGCACGGTGGCCGGCTTCACCGCACAGACCGACTGCCTGAACAAGGGGCTGGTGGTGCAGGGTACGACGATCAAGGTGCCGTACGACAAGCAGGTGCCCGGCCTGCCCGCGCAGCCGGGCGCGGGCGGCGGCTACATGTCCCCCGGTCTGGTCTCCCAGGCCTGGCGCCACTACGGCACCTCGCTCAAGGGGCTGATGACCTGGTCCCTCAACTGGGACGGCTCGAAGAACTGGACCTTCGGCGACAACGTCAAGGCGCTGCAGGGCCGTTGAGCCCGATGAGCGTCATGAGGCTCAGCGGGCGGTGAGGGCGAGCTTCGCCCCCAGCGCCACGAACGACCCCGCGAAGCTCCGCCGCAGCCACGTCATCACCCTCGGCCGTGAGGTGACGTGGCTGCGCACGGAGGCGGCGAGGACGCCGTACGCGGCGAAGACGACGAACGTCGCCAGCATGAAGACGCCGCTCAGCCCCAGCATCCGCACGAGGGCGTGCGGCTCGTCCGGGCTGACGAACTGGGGCAGGAACGCGAAGAAGAAGATCGTCAGCTTGGGGTTGAGAAGGTTCACGAGAACACCCCGGACGATCACTTGCGCCGCCGAGACCGGGGCGGTGTCCCGCTCGACGGCGATCGCGTCCTTGTCCCGGACCGTGGCCCATGCCATGTGGAGCAGGTAGGCCACACCGGCGTACTTGAGGAGTTGGAAGGCGGCGGCGCTCGCGTTCAGCAGCGCGGCGACACCGGTGACGGTGGCGATCACGTGCGGCACGATCCCGAGCGTGCAGGCGAAGGCCGCGACGACGCTCGCGCGGCGGCCGCGGGAGAGCCCGGCGGCGAGTGTGTAGACGACGCCGGTGCCGGGGGTGGCGACGACGACGAGGGTGGTCAGCAGGAACGCGATGCTCATGCGCGCCAGCCTGGTGCCCGCGCGGCCCGGGTCACAGGGCCAATACGGGGGCGGTATCGGGGACCACATGACGAACGCCGGACGAGCTGATCGACTCAGCGCGTCCGGCGTTCGGTTCGCCACGCCCTAGCAGCCGATCAGGCGCCCGGCGAGGTAGCCCTCGATCTGGTCCAGCGACACGCGCTCCTGCTTCATCGAGTCACGCTCACGCACCGTCACGGCGTTGTCCTCGAGCGTGTCGAAGTCGACGGTGACGCAGTACGGCGTACCGATCTCGTCCTGACGGCGGTAGCGGCGGCCGATGGCGCCCGCGTCGTCGAACTCGATGTTCCAGTGCTGGCGCAGCGCCTGGGCGAGCCCCTTGGCCTTCGGGGACAGCTCGGGGTTGCGGGACAGCGGGAGCACCGCGACCTTCACCGGGGCCAGCCGGTGGTCGAGGCGCAGCACCGTGCGCTTCTCCATCTTGCCCTTGGCGTTCGGCGCCTCGTCCTCGACGTAGGCGTCGAGGAGGAACGCCAGCATCGCGCGGCCGACACCGGCCGCGGGCTCGATGACGTACGGCGTCCAGCGCTCCTGGGCCTCCTGGTCGTAGTAGGCGAGGTCCTGGCCGGAGGCCTTGGAGTGGGCGCCGAGGTCGTAGTCGGTGCGGTTGGCGACACCCTCCAGCTCGCCCCACTCGTTGCCGCCGAACTGGAAGCGGTACTCGATGTCAGCGGTGCGCTTGGAGTAGTGGGAGAGCTTCTCCTTCGGGTGCTCGTACCACCGCATGTTCTCCTCGCGCAGACCCAGGCCGGTGTACCAGTTCCAGCGCTGCTCCATCCAGTACTCCTGCCACTTCTCGTCCTCGCCCGGCTTGACGAAGAACTCCATCTCCATCTGCTCGAACTCGCGGGTGCGGAAGATGAAGTTGCCGGGCGTGATCTCGTTGCGGAAGGACTTGCCCATCTGGGCGATGCCGAACGGGGGCTTCTTGCGCGAAGCGGTCTGCACCTGGGCGAAGTTGGTGAAGATGCCCTGGGCGGTCTCGGGGCGCAGGTAGGCGACGGAGCCGGAGTCCTGGGTCGGGCCGAGGTGGGTGGCGAGGAGGCCCGAGAACTGCTTGGGCTCGGTGAACTGGCCCTTGTTGCCGCAGTTGGGGCAGTTCACGTCCGCCAGGCCGTTCTCCGGGAGGCGGTTGTGCTTGGCCTCGTACGCCTCCTCCAGGTGGTCCGCGCGGAACCGCTTGTGGCAGGAGGTGCATTCGGTCAGCGGGTCCGTGAAGGTGGCGACGTGGCCGGAGGCGACCCAGACCTCGGGGGCCAGGATGACGGACGAGTCGATACCGACCACGTCCTCGCGCGACGTCACCATGTAGCGCCACCACTGGCGCTTCAGGTTCTCCTTGAGCTCGACACCGAGCGGCCCGTAGTCCCAGGCGGCGCGCTGACCGCCGTAGATCTCACTGCAGGGGAATACGAAGCCACGGCGCTTGCTCAGGCTGACGATGGTGTCGATCTTGTCGGCGGCCACGGTGCTCTCTTCATTACGACGACGGGCGACGAAGCGAGATGCTTCAGAGCGAATGCTTCAGGTTACCGGCGAGGGCTCCCCCTCAACCAAATCGGTCTCCCCCATGAGCATCCCGCGGGGCTTGTTGACAACGGTTTCCATCTTCGTTGAAAATGACTGTCATGAACGTACGACGACGTCACATATCCGCGGTCGCGGCGACCGCGGTCACCGCCCTCGGGAGCGGCACCCTGTCCGGCTGCTCCGGCGACATCGCCGCGGCGGCCCAGACGAGCAAGTTCGACGTCGTCACGTCGTTCTATCCGATGGCCTTCCTCGCCGAGCAGATCGGCAAGAGCCACGTCCACGTCACCAGTCTGACCTCTCCGGGCCAGGAACCGCACGACCTGGAGATCAGCCCCCGGCAGATCGCGCGCATCGAAGACTCCGACGCGGTGCTCTACCTCAAGAACCTCCAGCCCTCCGTCGACAACGCGGTGGCCCAGTCCGAGCTCAAGACCAAGATCGACGCCGCCTCGCTGACCACGCTGGAGGAGCACGGCAACGAGGTCGGCGGCCACGCGGCCGAGCACGACACCAGCGAGAACCCCGAGGGATCCGGCAAGGACCCGCACATCTGGCTGGACCCGGTGAAGTACGCCGAGGTCGCGGGCGGGGTCGGCGCGGCCTTCGAGAAGGCGGACCCGGACCACGCGGCCGACTACCGGAAGAACACCGCGGCGCTGGTCAAGAAGCTCGACGAGCTGAACACCCGGTTCAAGGACGGCCTGGCGAACACCAGGACCAAGGTCTTCCTCACCACCCACGCCGCCTTCGGCTACCTCGCCGAGCGCTACGGCCTGACCGAGGAGGCCGTCAACGGCCTCGACCCGGAGTCGGAGCCCAGCGCCGCGCGTGTCAAGGACCTTGAGAAGATGGCGCGGGC
Encoded proteins:
- a CDS encoding metal ABC transporter substrate-binding protein, which gives rise to MNVRRRHISAVAATAVTALGSGTLSGCSGDIAAAAQTSKFDVVTSFYPMAFLAEQIGKSHVHVTSLTSPGQEPHDLEISPRQIARIEDSDAVLYLKNLQPSVDNAVAQSELKTKIDAASLTTLEEHGNEVGGHAAEHDTSENPEGSGKDPHIWLDPVKYAEVAGGVGAAFEKADPDHAADYRKNTAALVKKLDELNTRFKDGLANTRTKVFLTTHAAFGYLAERYGLTEEAVNGLDPESEPSAARVKDLEKMARADGVTTVFYETLVSDKTAKTVAQDAGLKTDVLDPLEGITDQSRGTDYFSVQEANLKALQTALGAK
- a CDS encoding LysE family translocator is translated as MSIAFLLTTLVVVATPGTGVVYTLAAGLSRGRRASVVAAFACTLGIVPHVIATVTGVAALLNASAAAFQLLKYAGVAYLLHMAWATVRDKDAIAVERDTAPVSAAQVIVRGVLVNLLNPKLTIFFFAFLPQFVSPDEPHALVRMLGLSGVFMLATFVVFAAYGVLAASVRSHVTSRPRVMTWLRRSFAGSFVALGAKLALTAR
- a CDS encoding chitinase; translation: MPRRSLRLFAAALTTAVLVPLSIAAAPTASAADTCAVKSRPAGKVLQGYWENWDGSANGVHPPFGWTPITDSRIAAHGYNVINAAFPVIRSDGTALWEDGMDTGVKVATPAEMCAAKASGQTILLSIGGAAAGIDLSSSAVADRFVATIVPILKKYNFDGIDIDIETGLVGSGSIGQLSTSQANLIRIIDGVLARMPAGFGLTMAPETAYVTGGSITYGSIWGAYLPVVKKYADNGRLWWLNMQYYNGSMYGCSGDSYSAGTVAGFTAQTDCLNKGLVVQGTTIKVPYDKQVPGLPAQPGAGGGYMSPGLVSQAWRHYGTSLKGLMTWSLNWDGSKNWTFGDNVKALQGR
- a CDS encoding glycine--tRNA ligase, which translates into the protein MAADKIDTIVSLSKRRGFVFPCSEIYGGQRAAWDYGPLGVELKENLKRQWWRYMVTSREDVVGIDSSVILAPEVWVASGHVATFTDPLTECTSCHKRFRADHLEEAYEAKHNRLPENGLADVNCPNCGNKGQFTEPKQFSGLLATHLGPTQDSGSVAYLRPETAQGIFTNFAQVQTASRKKPPFGIAQMGKSFRNEITPGNFIFRTREFEQMEMEFFVKPGEDEKWQEYWMEQRWNWYTGLGLREENMRWYEHPKEKLSHYSKRTADIEYRFQFGGNEWGELEGVANRTDYDLGAHSKASGQDLAYYDQEAQERWTPYVIEPAAGVGRAMLAFLLDAYVEDEAPNAKGKMEKRTVLRLDHRLAPVKVAVLPLSRNPELSPKAKGLAQALRQHWNIEFDDAGAIGRRYRRQDEIGTPYCVTVDFDTLEDNAVTVRERDSMKQERVSLDQIEGYLAGRLIGC